The region CTCATCCTCTCCGACCATTTCCGTCCTGAGCTCCTCCCAGCCGTTGTGGTACCTCATGAGGATGATATCCTCAGGATCATGTCCGCTCTCAGCAACCCAGCTCTTGGAAACCTTGAAGTCTATGTAGCCTGTGGGCTCAACCTCCTCTCCGGTGTCGTTGTTCCTGAAGGTTATCTCCACGAACCTGTAGACCTTCTTTGCTGGAGGTTCGGGAACCTCAGCAGGTGGAGACTCGAGCTTCCTGACCTCAACCTTCAGGTTCATGCTTTCCGGGGCCTTGATTGTGAGCGAAACCACGTCTATTTTCTCGGCCGTCTCAGGCGGAATTTCGATCTTCACTTCCTTGTCCTTCTCCACACCCACAACCGTGGAATATGCTCCCTCCTCAGGTACGGGGGTTGGCGTGGGTGTTGGAGCGGGAGGCGGAAGCGGGATGTATCCTCCTCCACCGGAGGGGGGTGGAGGCGGCGGGGCAACCGTTGTTATCGTTACGGAAGTCCAGTTGAACGCAACAACCCTCTGCGAGGAGTTGCTGGCATTCCATGCGGCCACGTAAAGGTAATAGTCGCCGTCAGAAAGCCCCTGCACCAGAATGCTGAGGTTGTACGTGGTCCCGGTGGCTCCCCTGTTGATGCTGAAAGTAACGGCGTTTGACGGAAATGCATTGAGCCAGTCCTCGACCGTGGTTGCATTAACGCTGTTCAGCCCGACTCCAGCGACCTTAAACCCTTCCACGAGCATAGCCTCCTGTGAGGCTGTGCCGGCCTTCAGGGTGAGATTGGTCGTTGACTTTGTTCCACCGCTTGTGAGCCTGAGCGTGAATGCGGTGTCCTTTTTCATCAACACTGCCACATACGTGTACTTCGCGTTGCTGCTTCCCCCAACGATTTCGAATTTACCGTCCAGATACTTCTGATCGCTGACGGACGACCTCGTGATTGAGGTGTCCGCGCTGAGGGTTGATTCATGTTCGAGAACCTGGAATACCGTGGCTGAAATCAGGGTTACGTTCTGTTCACTGGAGGCGTTTAGCAGCGCCACGACGGCATAATCTCCCGGATCAAGCTGCCCGAACGAGATTGAGCTGTTATCTCCGGTGGAGTTCAGGATGACTGTGATATTTTGCTTCGCATTATTGAGCAGGTTCCTCAAGGACTGGGTATCCCCGTCAACGGCCGAAGCAAGAGCGTCCTTAAGCTGGGTGGGATACGTCTTTATCAGGTAAACATACGCGGTTTTTCCCGCAAGACCATTCTCACCGAGTATCTCGGCAGTTACGGTGTCGCCCGGATGGTACATGGGCTGAGTGGTAAACGGATAATTCACGACATAGTCTTGATTTTCTGAAATATTGTTGGTTGTTATGTTTATTATCTTGCTCCCCCTCGTGTACTGGGTGCTGTTGATCCCGCTGTAAACGAAATCTATGGCCGGAATTGAGACCCCATCTCCTCCGGTCATTTTAATCCAGTTTCCGTTGTTGGGATTCAGAATTGACAGGCTCTCATAGCTTGGTGCGCTCGTGTTGACGATCTCGACCTTCACGAGCGGCACAACTGATGCTGAGGCGGGCAGTGTCAGCAGCGGCAGTAACAGCAGCATAAGTATGTATCTGGTTCTCATAGTGATCACCGTTCACTTCTTACATGTATATCTATAAAAACATTTTTGTTTCAGTTACTCTGGAAAAAGCATTTTTGTGGGTTTCTCGATGATGTATCAGGAAAAACCTCAATTAATTTTAAAATAATTTTGAATAATTGCCAGCTTGTTAAAACATTTTTAGACCATCTGGGAATTGATTAAAGTATGTTGAATCTGTTTTTCTTATGCATCTGCAGAATGTTTGGATTTCGTAATTC is a window of Geoglobus acetivorans DNA encoding:
- a CDS encoding TIGR04279 domain-containing protein, with amino-acid sequence MRTRYILMLLLLPLLTLPASASVVPLVKVEIVNTSAPSYESLSILNPNNGNWIKMTGGDGVSIPAIDFVYSGINSTQYTRGSKIINITTNNISENQDYVVNYPFTTQPMYHPGDTVTAEILGENGLAGKTAYVYLIKTYPTQLKDALASAVDGDTQSLRNLLNNAKQNITVILNSTGDNSSISFGQLDPGDYAVVALLNASSEQNVTLISATVFQVLEHESTLSADTSITRSSVSDQKYLDGKFEIVGGSSNAKYTYVAVLMKKDTAFTLRLTSGGTKSTTNLTLKAGTASQEAMLVEGFKVAGVGLNSVNATTVEDWLNAFPSNAVTFSINRGATGTTYNLSILVQGLSDGDYYLYVAAWNASNSSQRVVAFNWTSVTITTVAPPPPPPSGGGGYIPLPPPAPTPTPTPVPEEGAYSTVVGVEKDKEVKIEIPPETAEKIDVVSLTIKAPESMNLKVEVRKLESPPAEVPEPPAKKVYRFVEITFRNNDTGEEVEPTGYIDFKVSKSWVAESGHDPEDIILMRYHNGWEELRTEMVGEDENYYYYRAETGGFSVFAIAVKEVAPSVTPTPTRTPEIVTPTPAVTPTAAKTETPGETPAPELTPTLEEQAAWWKNPLLWITIAVLIVLAVAYWRRS